One region of Mesobacillus boroniphilus genomic DNA includes:
- a CDS encoding BMP family ABC transporter substrate-binding protein: MLKRFGLILLSLLLLGGCGQPLATGKVEKVGLLVPETINDQVWGTKGYRGLLKIQSSLGVDVFFKEGMDSQEAVEAAVREFNRQGVNLIYGHGNEYAAYFNKISGKYPDIHFISFNGDARTKNTTSLNFKAYAMGFFGGMVASHMSETGRVGIIAAFEWQPEVEGFYDGAMFENKDMKVDIRYVGHWDDQEKALDVLDDFLAKGADVIYPAGDGFNVPIIERVKDKGLYVIGYISDQSDFGESTVLTSTVQHVDDLYELSAKKFNNGDLKSGNLSFDFQDGVISLGKFSPQVDSDYRKKLSTYINTYKETGKLPNQ, encoded by the coding sequence ATGCTGAAACGTTTCGGGCTAATATTGTTAAGCCTTCTTTTGCTTGGGGGATGCGGACAACCTCTTGCAACAGGCAAGGTGGAGAAAGTCGGTCTGTTGGTGCCTGAAACTATTAATGATCAGGTGTGGGGGACGAAAGGGTATCGAGGACTTCTGAAAATCCAATCCAGCCTGGGAGTTGATGTCTTTTTCAAAGAAGGCATGGATTCACAGGAAGCCGTAGAAGCTGCAGTGAGGGAGTTCAACCGGCAGGGTGTTAACCTTATATATGGACATGGAAATGAGTACGCTGCCTATTTCAATAAGATTTCAGGGAAATACCCTGACATACATTTCATCAGTTTTAATGGAGATGCCAGGACAAAAAATACTACAAGTCTAAACTTCAAGGCATATGCCATGGGCTTTTTTGGCGGAATGGTCGCGAGCCACATGTCTGAAACCGGCAGAGTCGGAATCATTGCAGCATTTGAATGGCAGCCAGAAGTGGAAGGCTTTTATGATGGTGCGATGTTTGAAAACAAGGATATGAAGGTCGACATACGATATGTAGGCCACTGGGATGACCAGGAGAAAGCGCTTGATGTACTTGATGATTTTTTGGCTAAGGGGGCTGATGTCATTTATCCAGCTGGTGATGGGTTCAATGTGCCCATCATTGAAAGGGTGAAGGACAAGGGGTTATATGTAATAGGCTATATTTCAGACCAGTCTGATTTCGGTGAGTCGACAGTTTTAACGAGTACTGTCCAGCATGTTGACGACTTGTATGAATTGTCGGCTAAAAAATTCAATAACGGAGACCTGAAGTCGGGTAATTTATCATTCGACTTTCAGGACGGAGTTATTTCCCTCGGTAAGTTCAGCCCACAAGTCGATTCGGATTATAGGAAAAAATTGAGCACGTATATCAATACTTATAAAGAAACCGGCAAATTACCAAACCAATGA
- a CDS encoding ComZ family protein, with translation MQNNDKTMEFMQIAMKYLPEAQQKLQEAGIELTMDNLQPFFTLFTNVMNEAYELGKADAAKE, from the coding sequence ATGCAAAATAATGACAAAACAATGGAGTTCATGCAAATCGCCATGAAGTATCTTCCGGAAGCACAGCAAAAACTTCAGGAGGCAGGCATTGAATTGACAATGGACAACCTGCAGCCATTTTTCACGCTTTTCACAAATGTAATGAACGAAGCTTACGAGCTGGGAAAAGCTGATGCCGCAAAAGAATAA
- a CDS encoding beta-ketoacyl-ACP synthase III: MNAGITGVGRYLPENIVTNLDLEKRMDTSDEWIRTRTGIEERRIAGDDIETSDLAYRAAVEAISNAGISAEDLDLILVATVTPDQPFPTVSCMLQDQLGAKKAAAMDVSAACAGFMYGMVTAKQFIESGAYKYVLIVGVEKLSKITDWNDRNTAVLFGDGAGAVVMGPVSEGKGVLSFELGSDGSGGKHLYQEDYIVMNGREVFKFAVRQMGESSINVLEKAGLSKEDVDFLIPHQANIRIMESARQRLELPVEKMSKTVHKYGNTSAASIPISLFEELEAGKIKDGDLVVMVGFGGGLTWGAIAMRWGK, encoded by the coding sequence ATGAATGCAGGGATAACTGGGGTTGGCCGGTACTTGCCGGAGAATATTGTGACAAACCTTGATTTGGAAAAGAGAATGGATACTTCGGATGAGTGGATCCGGACAAGGACGGGGATTGAAGAAAGAAGAATAGCAGGCGACGATATAGAAACATCGGATTTAGCCTACCGTGCTGCTGTTGAAGCAATCAGCAATGCTGGGATATCAGCTGAGGACCTCGACTTGATTCTTGTGGCAACTGTTACACCTGATCAGCCTTTTCCAACAGTATCGTGTATGCTCCAGGATCAACTGGGGGCGAAAAAAGCAGCAGCGATGGACGTGAGTGCTGCATGTGCCGGTTTCATGTATGGGATGGTTACGGCGAAACAATTTATAGAATCAGGTGCTTATAAGTATGTTTTAATAGTAGGTGTAGAAAAGCTGTCCAAGATCACCGACTGGAACGATCGCAATACAGCTGTTTTATTTGGTGATGGTGCTGGAGCGGTAGTTATGGGACCTGTTTCGGAGGGCAAAGGAGTTCTTTCGTTTGAATTGGGTTCTGATGGCTCTGGCGGGAAGCATCTATACCAGGAAGATTACATTGTGATGAACGGGCGGGAAGTTTTTAAATTTGCTGTCAGGCAAATGGGCGAGAGCAGCATTAACGTTCTTGAAAAAGCAGGGCTTTCAAAAGAGGACGTCGATTTCTTGATTCCCCACCAGGCAAATATTAGAATTATGGAATCAGCCCGCCAGCGACTGGAGCTGCCGGTTGAAAAAATGTCTAAGACAGTCCATAAATACGGAAATACATCAGCCGCGTCTATTCCAATCTCGCTTTTTGAAGAACTGGAAGCAGGAAAAATCAAGGATGGCGATTTAGTTGTCATGGTTGGATTTGGCGGCGGTTTGACATGGGGCGCGATTGCTATGCGCTGGGGTAAATAA
- the fabF gene encoding beta-ketoacyl-ACP synthase II, giving the protein MDKRRVVVTGIGAVTPIGNDAETTWKNIIEGVSGIGPVTRLNADDFPAKVAAEVKEFNVENFIDRKDARKMDRFTHYAVAASLMAVKDSGLEITDHNAPRVGVWIGSGIGGMETFEQQHETFMNRGYRRVSPFFVPMMIPDMATGQVSITLGARGFNSCTVTACATGTNSIGDAFKVIQRGDADVMVTGGAEAPITKMSFAGFCANTALSTNQDPQKASRPFDKNRDGFVMGEGSGIVVLEDLEHALARGAKIYAEIVGYGATGDAYHITAPAPEGEGGARAMKMALDDAGLAPEEVGYINAHGTSTEYNDKYETMAIKSVFGEQAYKLAVSSTKSMTGHLLGAAGGIEAIFTILALKEGILPPTINLETPDPDCDLDYVPNEARKQQVNAAISNSLGFGGHNATIAFRKYDA; this is encoded by the coding sequence ATGGATAAACGCAGAGTTGTAGTTACTGGAATCGGAGCTGTCACTCCTATAGGGAATGACGCGGAAACTACATGGAAAAACATCATTGAGGGTGTTTCCGGAATCGGACCGGTCACAAGACTGAATGCAGATGACTTTCCTGCTAAGGTTGCGGCGGAAGTAAAAGAATTTAATGTTGAAAACTTTATCGATCGCAAAGATGCTAGGAAGATGGATCGTTTTACTCATTATGCAGTTGCCGCTTCATTGATGGCAGTAAAAGATTCTGGTCTGGAAATCACAGATCACAATGCTCCTAGGGTCGGTGTATGGATTGGGTCAGGAATTGGCGGGATGGAGACATTCGAGCAGCAGCATGAAACATTCATGAATAGGGGCTACCGCAGAGTAAGCCCATTCTTTGTGCCAATGATGATTCCTGATATGGCTACAGGACAGGTATCCATCACACTGGGCGCAAGAGGCTTTAATTCTTGTACAGTCACAGCATGTGCGACAGGTACCAACTCAATCGGGGATGCCTTTAAGGTCATCCAACGCGGCGACGCTGACGTGATGGTTACTGGAGGAGCAGAAGCGCCAATCACGAAAATGTCTTTTGCAGGCTTTTGTGCAAATACAGCTCTATCTACTAACCAGGATCCACAAAAAGCGAGCAGGCCATTTGATAAAAATCGTGATGGATTTGTCATGGGTGAGGGCTCAGGCATTGTTGTCCTTGAAGATTTAGAACACGCACTGGCCCGTGGAGCTAAAATATATGCTGAAATCGTTGGTTACGGTGCTACCGGAGATGCATATCATATTACCGCGCCAGCTCCTGAAGGAGAAGGCGGGGCAAGAGCGATGAAAATGGCACTTGACGATGCAGGCCTTGCTCCAGAAGAAGTAGGATATATCAATGCCCATGGAACAAGCACTGAATATAATGATAAATACGAAACAATGGCCATCAAGTCAGTTTTTGGGGAGCAGGCGTATAAGCTTGCAGTAAGCTCAACAAAATCGATGACAGGGCACCTGCTCGGAGCAGCAGGCGGTATCGAAGCAATTTTCACGATTCTTGCTTTGAAAGAAGGAATCCTGCCACCAACTATCAACCTGGAAACACCAGACCCAGATTGTGACCTGGATTATGTGCCTAACGAGGCACGTAAGCAACAGGTAAATGCAGCAATCAGCAACTCACTAGGCTTCGGCGGACATAATGCGACAATTGCATTTAGAAAATATGATGCTTAA
- a CDS encoding ABC transporter ATP-binding protein, producing MTALLELKNLKTYFKRKKTMIPAVDGVDLVINRGETVALVGESGSGKSITSLSIMRLIPSPPGEIVDGQIHFDGRDLVKASEEEMCKIRGNDISMIFQEPMTSLNPVLTIGDQIMEVLTYHQGLNNAMAKKKAVEMLELVGFSRAKEIINDYPHRLSGGMRQRVMIAMAMSCNPKLLIADEPTTALDVTIQAQILDLMKELSTKFETSILIITHDLGVVSEVADRVVVLYAGQVVEEAMVEDLFENPLHPYTSGLMGSIPSIDEDHSRLASIEGNVPSPENLPSGCRFAPRCPHAFERCFSEMPELVRKYANRSVRCFLHDSKEVKQ from the coding sequence GTGACAGCCTTATTGGAACTAAAGAATCTTAAAACCTATTTTAAAAGGAAAAAGACAATGATTCCAGCAGTTGATGGAGTTGATTTAGTCATCAATAGAGGGGAAACTGTCGCATTGGTAGGGGAATCAGGATCTGGAAAGAGTATTACCTCTCTATCGATTATGCGATTGATACCTAGTCCTCCCGGAGAAATTGTGGACGGGCAGATCCATTTTGATGGCCGGGATCTTGTCAAAGCCAGCGAGGAAGAAATGTGCAAAATCCGCGGGAATGATATATCGATGATTTTCCAGGAACCTATGACCTCGCTCAATCCTGTACTTACCATCGGTGATCAAATCATGGAAGTCCTGACATACCATCAGGGCTTGAATAATGCCATGGCGAAGAAAAAGGCAGTTGAGATGCTGGAGTTGGTTGGTTTTTCCCGTGCGAAGGAAATCATCAATGATTATCCGCACCGGCTTTCGGGGGGGATGCGCCAGAGAGTGATGATTGCGATGGCGATGAGCTGCAACCCTAAGCTATTGATAGCGGATGAGCCGACAACTGCATTGGACGTGACCATACAGGCGCAAATATTGGACTTGATGAAGGAGTTGAGCACAAAGTTTGAAACCTCAATCCTTATCATCACCCATGATCTGGGAGTGGTTTCTGAAGTTGCTGATCGAGTCGTCGTCCTGTATGCAGGGCAGGTAGTAGAAGAAGCAATGGTGGAAGATCTATTTGAAAATCCGCTGCATCCTTATACCAGTGGTCTTATGGGTTCCATCCCATCGATAGACGAGGACCATTCACGGCTTGCTTCTATTGAAGGAAATGTTCCGTCGCCTGAAAATCTCCCATCAGGCTGCCGTTTTGCGCCTCGCTGCCCGCATGCCTTTGAGCGCTGTTTCAGTGAAATGCCAGAGCTTGTGAGAAAATACGCCAATCGTTCTGTAAGGTGCTTCCTACATGATAGCAAGGAGGTGAAGCAATGA
- a CDS encoding ABC transporter ATP-binding protein, translating into MISPTETMEKNSSENGSEILLELQDVRKHFPIKSGLLQKTVGHIKAVDGINLKVNKGETLGIVGESGCGKSTVGRTVIRLYEPTDGKIIFNGRDISHLSEGELRKDVRKNIQMIFQDPFASLNPRKTLRSIIREPLDTHHLYKSKERDEKVESLLEKVGLNASFINRYPHEFSGGQRQRIGISRALALNPELIIADEAVSALDVSIQAQIINLMEDLQEEFGLTYIFISHDLSVVRHISDRVGVMYLGKMMELASKKELYAEPLHPYTQALLSAVPVPRKKGVIKRERIILKGELPSPANPPKGCVFHTRCPAAFDLCKQVNPDFKEVKNNHFVACHLYT; encoded by the coding sequence ATGATATCGCCAACTGAAACCATGGAAAAGAATTCATCGGAGAATGGCTCTGAAATCTTGCTTGAATTACAGGATGTAAGAAAACACTTTCCCATAAAATCCGGCTTGCTGCAAAAGACAGTTGGTCATATAAAGGCAGTCGATGGAATAAATCTGAAGGTGAATAAAGGTGAGACATTAGGAATCGTTGGAGAATCAGGATGTGGCAAATCAACAGTCGGCAGGACCGTTATCCGACTCTATGAACCTACCGATGGAAAGATCATTTTCAATGGCAGGGATATCTCCCATTTATCTGAAGGTGAGCTTCGAAAGGATGTACGCAAAAACATCCAGATGATTTTTCAGGATCCATTCGCTTCCCTTAACCCAAGGAAAACACTAAGGTCAATCATCAGGGAGCCTCTTGATACCCATCATCTGTATAAAAGCAAAGAGAGGGATGAAAAAGTTGAAAGTCTGTTGGAGAAGGTCGGACTCAATGCTTCATTCATCAATCGGTATCCACATGAATTTTCAGGCGGACAGCGGCAAAGAATCGGGATATCAAGGGCGCTGGCATTGAACCCTGAACTGATCATTGCCGATGAAGCTGTGTCAGCATTGGATGTTTCAATCCAGGCACAAATTATCAATTTGATGGAGGACCTGCAGGAAGAATTCGGTCTTACTTATATCTTTATATCGCATGACCTAAGTGTTGTCAGGCATATAAGCGACAGGGTAGGAGTTATGTACCTTGGAAAAATGATGGAGCTTGCTTCAAAAAAAGAGCTTTACGCAGAACCGCTCCATCCATATACGCAGGCATTGCTGTCGGCTGTGCCGGTGCCTAGAAAGAAAGGTGTCATAAAGAGGGAACGGATTATTTTAAAAGGTGAGCTGCCAAGCCCGGCAAACCCGCCAAAAGGGTGTGTCTTCCATACAAGGTGTCCAGCTGCATTTGACCTTTGCAAACAAGTGAACCCTGACTTCAAAGAAGTCAAGAACAACCATTTTGTTGCCTGCCATCTGTATACATAG
- a CDS encoding peptide-binding protein, with translation MKFKKASWWLISLTLILSMFLTACSGNTAEDPKETPGDDGKKEEEASGPQQGGDLIIGSTGAPTIFNPLYSTDSSSSDIEGFIFDSLVSSDTEFNPTLSMAESIDTSEDGLTFTAKLKQGIKWHDGEDFTADDVVFTFSVPKDPDYNGERGSAFEALESVTKIDDYTVVFKLSKKDASFYPVSLSYYILPEHILKDVPVAELGEHEFNTKSPIGTGPFKFVEWKDGEYVKVEAFGDYFKGRPYLDTLTYKIVPDMDAMIAQLQAGDIHFAAGVPGTDIETVKSFPGVKVESGLGLSYTYLGYNQKNDLFKDKKVRQAITHAIDREAIVSSVMNGDGKVAHVPESPLSFAYNDDVKKFEYDVDKAKELLADAGWKDSDGDGILDKDGKKFSFTVKTNQGNKVREDIVVVLQEQLKEVGIEAKPEIVEWSAFIEQISAPNWNYDALVLGWSLSTFPDQYDIFHTSQMEEGLNFVWYSNPEADKLMEEAKQILDQDEYKAAYADIYKMLAEDQPYTFLYYPNVHRVMPANLEGYVFHAKDDFYEISKWWIKN, from the coding sequence GTGAAATTTAAAAAAGCTTCTTGGTGGTTGATTAGCCTTACTTTGATCTTGTCGATGTTCCTGACTGCGTGTTCAGGGAATACAGCTGAGGATCCTAAAGAAACTCCTGGAGATGACGGCAAGAAAGAAGAGGAGGCATCAGGGCCGCAGCAAGGCGGGGACTTAATTATTGGTTCCACTGGTGCTCCAACGATTTTCAACCCGCTTTACTCTACTGACTCGTCAAGCTCTGACATTGAGGGGTTCATTTTTGACAGTCTTGTATCTTCAGATACTGAATTCAACCCGACACTCAGTATGGCTGAATCCATCGATACATCTGAGGATGGCCTGACTTTTACAGCCAAATTGAAGCAGGGCATCAAATGGCATGACGGAGAGGATTTCACAGCAGACGATGTCGTGTTCACCTTCAGTGTTCCGAAAGATCCTGATTATAATGGTGAGCGAGGATCAGCTTTCGAGGCATTAGAATCCGTAACAAAAATCGATGATTATACTGTTGTGTTCAAACTGAGTAAGAAGGATGCTTCATTCTATCCCGTTTCCTTGAGCTACTATATCCTTCCTGAACATATTTTAAAGGATGTCCCTGTTGCAGAACTTGGCGAGCATGAATTCAATACAAAGAGTCCAATTGGTACAGGTCCATTCAAATTTGTTGAATGGAAGGATGGCGAATATGTAAAAGTTGAAGCATTCGGTGACTACTTCAAAGGTCGTCCTTATCTTGATACACTCACATACAAAATCGTACCAGACATGGATGCGATGATTGCGCAGCTCCAGGCTGGCGATATTCATTTTGCAGCAGGCGTTCCTGGTACTGACATCGAAACAGTCAAGTCATTCCCAGGTGTAAAGGTAGAATCGGGCTTAGGTCTTTCTTACACATACCTGGGCTATAACCAGAAGAATGACCTGTTTAAAGACAAGAAAGTACGCCAGGCAATCACTCATGCAATTGACAGAGAAGCGATTGTCAGCTCTGTCATGAACGGTGATGGTAAAGTGGCACACGTTCCGGAAAGCCCGCTATCTTTTGCCTATAATGATGACGTTAAAAAATTCGAGTATGATGTTGATAAAGCTAAGGAATTACTTGCTGATGCTGGATGGAAAGACTCTGATGGCGATGGAATCCTTGATAAGGATGGGAAGAAATTCTCATTCACGGTTAAAACGAACCAGGGCAACAAAGTCCGTGAAGATATCGTTGTCGTCCTTCAGGAACAGCTGAAGGAAGTAGGAATCGAGGCGAAGCCTGAAATCGTTGAATGGAGCGCGTTCATTGAGCAGATTTCCGCTCCGAACTGGAACTATGATGCACTTGTCCTGGGATGGAGCCTGTCAACATTCCCGGACCAGTATGATATTTTCCACACGAGCCAGATGGAAGAAGGCCTTAACTTCGTCTGGTACTCAAATCCTGAAGCAGATAAGCTGATGGAAGAAGCAAAACAGATTCTTGATCAGGATGAATATAAGGCAGCATATGCCGACATCTATAAGATGCTGGCAGAAGACCAGCCATACACATTCCTGTACTATCCTAACGTCCACAGGGTAATGCCAGCGAATCTTGAAGGCTATGTTTTCCACGCGAAGGATGATTTTTATGAAATCTCCAAGTGGTGGATAAAAAATTAG
- a CDS encoding ABC transporter permease, with amino-acid sequence MLSYIIRRILMAIPLLLGITIVSFAIMKLAPGDPASLMMDPTISPADKERFMERYGLNDPVHIQYLKWLGAMLQGDFGTSLIRKGVPVIEMIMNRMPNTILLMVVSTFVALLISIPFGVISATRPYSKLDYSVTVTSFLGVATPNFFLGLILIMVFAVQNNWFPTGGVATLNAPFSLWDRIHHLIMPAFVLASADMAGLTRYTRSSMLEVIKQDYMRTARAKGFRENKVIYKHGLRNGLIPVITIFGLMIPSFIGGAVIVEKIFTWPGIGLLFVDSAFQRDYPVLMGLTVISSVFVVIGNLIADILYAIFDPRIEY; translated from the coding sequence ATGCTATCTTATATCATTCGCCGAATACTGATGGCCATTCCTTTGCTGCTAGGGATTACGATTGTCTCCTTTGCAATTATGAAGCTTGCTCCCGGTGATCCTGCCAGCCTGATGATGGACCCAACGATCAGTCCGGCTGATAAGGAAAGGTTCATGGAAAGGTACGGGCTTAACGATCCTGTCCATATTCAGTATTTAAAGTGGCTGGGGGCCATGCTTCAGGGTGACTTTGGTACTTCGCTTATCCGCAAAGGTGTTCCGGTAATTGAAATGATTATGAACAGGATGCCTAATACGATTTTACTGATGGTCGTTTCAACATTCGTGGCCCTGTTAATTTCGATTCCATTTGGAGTCATTTCTGCTACACGACCGTATTCAAAGCTGGATTATTCAGTTACAGTCACATCATTTCTTGGAGTCGCAACCCCAAACTTCTTCCTGGGCCTGATATTAATCATGGTCTTCGCGGTTCAGAACAACTGGTTCCCGACTGGAGGAGTAGCGACATTGAACGCTCCTTTCAGCTTATGGGACAGGATACACCATTTAATCATGCCGGCATTTGTTTTGGCTTCCGCCGATATGGCTGGACTGACTAGGTATACGAGATCGAGCATGCTCGAAGTGATTAAACAGGATTATATGAGGACTGCGAGAGCGAAAGGGTTTAGAGAAAACAAAGTCATTTATAAGCACGGTCTCCGTAATGGCCTGATTCCGGTCATAACGATTTTCGGCTTGATGATTCCTTCCTTCATAGGCGGGGCAGTCATTGTTGAAAAAATTTTCACCTGGCCAGGGATTGGCTTATTGTTCGTAGACTCCGCGTTCCAGCGGGATTATCCGGTGCTTATGGGTTTAACAGTGATTTCATCGGTGTTTGTCGTAATCGGGAATCTAATTGCCGATATACTTTACGCAATTTTTGATCCAAGGATCGAGTATTAA
- the opp4C gene encoding oligopeptide ABC transporter permease, with protein sequence MLGIIVRKFFKNKLAIFGGLFLVIIITAALLAPVIAPYSPSKQNLLLKLQPPNSEHWLGTDRFGRDVFSRLLYGARISLLVGFASVLGSITIGTFLGAVAGYVGGIVDAIIMRFVDIILSIPSIFLLITLVTIFKPGVDKLILIFALLGWTTTARLVRGEFLSLRSREFVLASKTIGTRTHTIIFSHILPNAMGPIIVSATLAVGYVILAESGLSYLGLGIQPPDASWGNMLQDAQNFTILLKSWWYPLAPGLMILLTVICFNFVGDGLRDALDPKINE encoded by the coding sequence ATGCTCGGGATCATTGTCAGGAAGTTTTTCAAAAACAAGCTTGCCATTTTTGGCGGATTATTCTTGGTCATCATTATTACGGCAGCACTTTTAGCGCCGGTCATCGCGCCATACTCGCCTTCTAAACAAAATCTGCTGTTAAAATTGCAGCCGCCTAATAGCGAGCATTGGCTTGGGACCGACCGATTCGGCAGGGATGTATTTTCCAGGCTTTTATATGGGGCAAGAATATCTCTATTGGTAGGTTTTGCTTCAGTGTTAGGCTCGATTACGATCGGAACCTTTCTTGGAGCTGTAGCTGGTTATGTTGGCGGGATTGTAGATGCTATCATCATGCGTTTTGTAGATATCATACTATCAATCCCATCCATTTTCTTATTGATTACTCTCGTTACGATTTTCAAGCCAGGAGTGGATAAGCTAATTTTAATTTTCGCCCTGCTAGGCTGGACAACTACTGCCCGTCTTGTGAGAGGTGAGTTCCTATCATTAAGGTCAAGGGAATTTGTCCTAGCATCCAAAACGATTGGAACAAGGACACATACGATTATTTTTTCACACATCCTGCCCAATGCTATGGGGCCAATCATTGTATCAGCCACATTGGCAGTAGGCTATGTCATTCTGGCAGAATCAGGGTTAAGTTATTTGGGACTAGGCATTCAGCCTCCGGACGCAAGTTGGGGAAACATGCTACAGGACGCACAAAATTTCACGATTCTATTAAAATCATGGTGGTACCCGCTGGCACCAGGATTAATGATCTTGTTGACCGTCATTTGTTTTAACTTTGTCGGCGATGGACTCAGGGATGCGCTCGACCCGAAAATAAATGAGTAG
- a CDS encoding DUF2268 domain-containing protein has translation MYKPDPRTRKTLEELDAGEFWSVTEEIFMKYKRKWKGPDIPIFIFPMDHSNARLMREGKGKSGLSFIDKMFIFLTPINDEKELEALFVHEYHHVCRMRAQKKNPEEYTLLDSIILEGLAEHAVAENCGEKYTGDWSRRYSTKVLAEFWENELAEKLSLKRNDRQHDELLFGLGSKPRLLGYAMGYEIVKQYKQHGYFTEKASFKLPANEFTKLLKFQ, from the coding sequence ATGTACAAGCCGGACCCCAGAACCAGGAAGACCCTGGAAGAGCTAGATGCAGGGGAATTTTGGTCTGTGACAGAAGAAATTTTTATGAAGTATAAAAGAAAGTGGAAAGGTCCGGACATTCCAATCTTCATCTTTCCTATGGATCATTCGAATGCCAGGTTAATGAGGGAAGGGAAAGGAAAATCGGGTCTATCCTTCATTGATAAAATGTTTATTTTCCTTACACCGATAAATGATGAGAAAGAGTTGGAAGCATTGTTTGTCCACGAATATCACCATGTATGCAGGATGCGGGCACAAAAGAAAAACCCTGAGGAATATACTCTCCTTGATTCAATTATTTTAGAGGGTCTTGCAGAGCATGCAGTTGCCGAAAATTGCGGTGAAAAATATACAGGAGATTGGAGCAGACGATATTCGACAAAAGTTTTGGCTGAGTTTTGGGAAAATGAGCTTGCAGAAAAGCTTTCACTCAAGAGGAATGACCGTCAGCATGATGAACTTTTGTTTGGATTAGGGAGCAAGCCTAGGCTTCTAGGCTATGCAATGGGCTATGAAATTGTAAAACAATATAAACAACATGGATATTTTACTGAAAAAGCATCGTTTAAGCTTCCTGCCAATGAATTTACAAAGTTACTAAAATTTCAATAA
- a CDS encoding ABC transporter ATP-binding protein, which translates to MSNYSIHKEAPLLEVKNLETAFDIDGEFYNAVDKVSFAVKPRQIVGVVGESGCGKSVMSLSVMQLLPKGVGKIRGGEIVFEGVHLEKMSEKEMNKIRGRDISMIFQEPMTSMNPVFTIGFQLQEVLFNHTKISKAEARQKSVALLKSVGISRPEKIVDEYPHQLSGGMRQRVMIAMAIANQPKLLIADEPTTALDVTVQAQILDLLKSIQEVNDMSVIMITHDLGVVAEMCDEVIVMYAGRIVERADVDTLFYNPKHPYTELMMGAIPKMDEEKEELSSIKGIVPSLKNMPATGCRFANRCPKAMPECTSITPQLGEVEQGHEVACILYEASMPKEGVKA; encoded by the coding sequence ATGAGCAACTATTCAATACATAAAGAAGCACCTTTGCTTGAGGTCAAGAACCTTGAAACAGCATTTGATATCGATGGTGAATTTTATAACGCTGTAGACAAGGTCAGTTTTGCTGTCAAACCACGGCAGATTGTCGGGGTTGTTGGCGAATCAGGGTGCGGGAAATCGGTTATGAGCCTTTCAGTCATGCAGCTCCTTCCAAAAGGGGTTGGCAAAATCCGTGGCGGGGAAATCGTTTTCGAAGGAGTCCACCTGGAAAAAATGTCCGAAAAGGAAATGAACAAAATCCGCGGGCGCGATATCTCGATGATCTTCCAGGAACCAATGACATCGATGAACCCGGTTTTCACAATCGGATTCCAGCTTCAGGAAGTGTTATTCAACCATACAAAAATATCAAAAGCAGAGGCAAGGCAAAAAAGCGTTGCGCTGCTGAAAAGCGTTGGTATATCACGACCTGAAAAAATAGTTGATGAATATCCACACCAGCTTTCCGGGGGTATGAGACAAAGGGTTATGATCGCGATGGCAATCGCTAATCAGCCGAAGCTCCTGATTGCCGATGAGCCAACGACTGCACTGGATGTAACCGTACAAGCCCAGATCCTTGATTTGCTTAAGAGCATCCAGGAAGTAAATGATATGTCAGTCATCATGATCACGCATGATCTTGGCGTTGTCGCTGAGATGTGTGATGAAGTCATCGTAATGTATGCAGGCCGCATCGTTGAACGAGCTGATGTTGACACACTTTTCTATAATCCGAAGCATCCATACACAGAATTGATGATGGGTGCCATCCCGAAAATGGACGAGGAAAAAGAAGAATTAAGCTCGATCAAAGGGATCGTCCCGTCACTTAAGAATATGCCGGCAACTGGTTGCCGTTTCGCAAACCGCTGTCCGAAAGCAATGCCAGAGTGTACAAGTATCACTCCACAGCTTGGAGAAGTCGAGCAAGGACATGAAGTGGCGTGCATTCTATATGAAGCAAGTATGCCAAAAGAAGGGGTTAAGGCATAA